The proteins below are encoded in one region of Acidobacteriota bacterium:
- a CDS encoding PF20097 family protein: MSDVHDMRCPDCGGTLEPGFIGYFSGIMWSDTELAGGQRLIPFVFGFARFIIGTVASTPWIRSRAAHRCPACGTLVVSG; encoded by the coding sequence ATGTCGGACGTGCATGACATGCGTTGCCCCGATTGCGGCGGCACCCTCGAGCCCGGCTTCATCGGCTACTTCTCCGGGATCATGTGGTCAGACACCGAGCTCGCAGGAGGACAGCGCCTGATTCCATTCGTCTTCGGCTTCGCCCGTTTCATCATCGGTACCGTCGCCTCGACGCCATGGATCCGCAGCCGGGCGGCCCACCGCTGTCCGGCCTGCGGGACGCTCGTCGTTTCAGGGTAG
- a CDS encoding MBL fold metallo-hydrolase, translated as MEVEKTLHEVGEGVFAYTQLPGSWGWSNAGLIVDGDQSLLVDTLFDRRITGEMLAEMRRAAPAARRIGTVVNTHGNGDHCYGNGEIPGAEIIGSRGCVEDLASAPPRRNATLMRAARVVEALGGVGRLAGRVCDSLGLKTVAWLVEATPLALPLFGTFEFSGNDLVLPTRTFVDRLSLTVGDRRVELMELGPAHTLGDTVVYLPDERVLFTGDLLFKDAHPLIWQGPVSNWIRACHTLLELEIETVVPGHGPLTDLSGIRETLGYLEWLTDETRKCYEAGLTVEEAAREISHEAYRAWLDAERVYVNVHSLYREFAGESELPEILELFAGMARLMREDARLAPHSDSSQ; from the coding sequence ATGGAGGTCGAGAAGACGCTGCACGAGGTGGGCGAGGGGGTCTTCGCCTACACGCAGCTTCCGGGGTCGTGGGGCTGGAGCAACGCCGGACTGATCGTGGATGGTGACCAGAGCCTGCTGGTTGACACGCTGTTCGATCGCCGGATCACGGGCGAGATGCTGGCCGAAATGCGGCGTGCCGCGCCGGCGGCCCGGCGCATCGGCACGGTGGTCAACACTCACGGCAACGGCGACCATTGCTACGGCAACGGAGAGATCCCGGGCGCGGAGATTATCGGCAGTCGCGGGTGCGTCGAGGACCTCGCCTCGGCCCCGCCGAGGCGGAACGCGACGCTGATGCGGGCGGCCAGGGTTGTCGAGGCGCTCGGGGGTGTGGGCCGACTGGCCGGGCGGGTTTGCGATTCGCTGGGCCTGAAGACGGTGGCCTGGCTGGTGGAGGCCACTCCACTTGCGCTGCCGCTCTTCGGGACCTTCGAGTTCAGCGGCAACGACCTGGTGCTGCCCACCCGCACCTTTGTCGACCGCTTGAGCCTGACGGTGGGGGACCGGCGGGTGGAGCTGATGGAGCTCGGACCGGCCCACACCCTCGGAGATACGGTGGTGTACCTGCCGGACGAGCGCGTCCTCTTCACCGGAGACCTTCTTTTCAAGGATGCGCACCCGTTGATCTGGCAGGGTCCGGTCTCGAACTGGATCCGTGCCTGCCACACTTTGCTCGAGCTCGAGATCGAGACGGTGGTGCCGGGCCACGGGCCGCTCACCGACCTCTCGGGCATCCGCGAGACGCTCGGCTATCTCGAGTGGCTGACCGACGAGACTCGCAAGTGCTACGAAGCGGGGCTCACCGTGGAGGAGGCAGCGCGGGAGATCTCGCACGAGGCCTACCGGGCCTGGCTCGACGCCGAGCGCGTCTACGTCAACGTCCACTCACTGTATCGGGAGTTCGCCGGGGAATCCGAGCTGCCCGAGATCCTCGAGCTCTTTGCCGGCATGGCGCGCCTGATGAGGGAGGACGCGAGACTGGCGCCACATTCCGATTCGTCGCAGTGA
- a CDS encoding SPFH domain-containing protein → MVAEKTYSPVSGWIPLIVTLGMLVGGPWLIISKAVALGSYGGSQHLLLMIGGIMITIFGVISIFGFMAVPPNQGRVLLLFGKYKGSVLESGFFWVNPFFTKKRISLRIRNFETGSIHQPEEKGPQGKVIKAKTRTSGRPSKVNDRDGNPIDISAVVVWRVVNTAEALFEVDDFEDFVAVQSEAALRNMASRHPYDSSDDEISLRGSTDDICKQLESDIQERLDKAGVEVIEARISHLAYSPEIAAAMLQRQQAQAVVAARKKIVEGAVGMVEMALDDLSKKNIIDLDDERRAAMVSNLLVVLCSDRHTQPVVNTGTLYT, encoded by the coding sequence ATGGTTGCAGAAAAGACCTACTCACCCGTTAGCGGCTGGATTCCCCTCATCGTGACCCTGGGCATGCTCGTCGGCGGGCCCTGGCTCATCATCTCCAAGGCCGTCGCCCTTGGCAGTTACGGAGGCAGTCAGCACCTTCTGCTCATGATCGGCGGGATCATGATCACGATTTTCGGCGTCATCAGCATCTTCGGTTTCATGGCCGTCCCGCCCAACCAGGGACGCGTCCTTCTGCTCTTCGGCAAGTACAAGGGCTCGGTGCTCGAATCCGGGTTCTTCTGGGTCAACCCGTTCTTCACAAAGAAAAGGATCTCGTTGCGCATCCGCAACTTCGAGACCGGATCGATCCACCAGCCAGAGGAGAAGGGTCCCCAGGGCAAGGTGATCAAGGCCAAGACAAGGACCTCCGGACGGCCGTCGAAGGTCAACGACCGTGACGGTAATCCGATCGACATCTCCGCAGTGGTTGTCTGGCGGGTGGTCAACACCGCCGAGGCCCTGTTCGAGGTCGACGACTTCGAGGACTTCGTCGCTGTGCAGAGCGAGGCTGCTCTGCGCAACATGGCGAGCCGCCACCCCTACGACAGCAGCGACGACGAGATCTCCCTTCGCGGCAGCACCGATGATATCTGCAAACAGCTCGAGTCCGACATTCAGGAGCGCCTCGACAAGGCCGGCGTCGAAGTCATCGAGGCCCGCATCAGCCACCTCGCCTACTCGCCCGAGATTGCGGCCGCCATGCTCCAACGGCAGCAGGCGCAGGCGGTCGTCGCTGCACGTAAAAAGATCGTCGAGGGCGCGGTCGGGATGGTCGAGATGGCACTCGACGACCTGTCGAAGAAGAACATCATCGACCTCGACGACGAGCGCCGCGCGGCCATGGTCTCCAACCTGCTGGTGGTGCTGTGCAGCGATCGCCACACCCAGCCGGTCGTCAACACCGGCACGCTCTACACGTGA
- a CDS encoding transporter substrate-binding domain-containing protein has product MALSLVLLPALVAAEEPRELRLASDIWPPFTDSADRQRVAVEIVETALERAGIKATTTIVDWKDVENGIRQARFDGSPAMWRTEKRARDLLFSDAYMENRLVLVGRRGSDVSATKMSDLAGRRVAAVGRYAYGQEIENAVGVYFINSRNDQDSLNKLLAGEVEYMLVDQLVVRYLVTNQPDEVAANLEIGTHPLGRRTLHFALRRDLPGAREIIDSFNREIKAMLADGTYAAALQVTWIRADVDGDGLDELVSLGDTVGQTPPGSIYDVFGKEPEILPEKQRIFIAGSVYEGWDAVPDRYKGPSGPMDQSFYRGTTVFTLKF; this is encoded by the coding sequence ATGGCGCTGTCGCTGGTCCTGCTCCCAGCCCTGGTGGCGGCCGAGGAGCCCCGGGAGCTTCGCTTGGCCTCCGACATCTGGCCGCCCTTCACCGACAGCGCCGACCGCCAGCGGGTCGCCGTGGAGATCGTGGAAACGGCGCTCGAACGGGCCGGCATCAAAGCCACCACCACCATCGTCGACTGGAAGGATGTGGAGAACGGCATCCGCCAGGCCCGGTTCGATGGCAGCCCCGCCATGTGGCGCACGGAAAAACGGGCACGGGACCTCCTCTTCTCCGACGCCTATATGGAGAACCGGCTGGTGCTCGTCGGCCGCCGCGGAAGCGATGTGTCGGCCACCAAGATGTCCGACCTCGCGGGCCGGAGGGTTGCGGCGGTGGGCCGCTACGCCTACGGCCAGGAGATCGAGAACGCGGTTGGCGTCTATTTCATCAACTCCCGCAACGACCAGGACAGCCTCAACAAGCTGCTGGCGGGTGAGGTGGAGTACATGCTGGTGGACCAGCTGGTGGTGCGCTACCTGGTGACCAACCAACCGGACGAGGTGGCCGCCAACCTCGAGATCGGCACGCATCCACTGGGCCGCAGGACTCTGCACTTCGCTCTCCGACGCGACCTACCCGGGGCGCGCGAGATCATCGACTCCTTCAACAGAGAGATCAAGGCCATGCTCGCGGACGGCACCTATGCCGCCGCGCTTCAGGTGACCTGGATCCGTGCAGACGTCGACGGCGACGGCCTCGACGAGCTGGTGAGCCTCGGTGACACAGTCGGCCAGACACCGCCCGGCTCGATTTACGACGTCTTCGGTAAAGAGCCCGAGATCCTGCCCGAGAAGCAGCGAATCTTCATCGCCGGCAGCGTCTACGAAGGCTGGGATGCCGTGCCGGACCGCTACAAGGGCCCGTCGGGCCCGATGGATCAGAGCTTTTACCGCGGCACGACGGTGTTCACTTTGAAGTTCTAG
- a CDS encoding protein kinase, whose amino-acid sequence MDLTQGQRLGHYRIDGMIGRGGMGFVYSATDMRLEREVAIKVLPAEVTADPERRQRFRQEAMLAAAFNHPNIATVYDVGEQEGVTFIVMELVRGESLRRLVRAEPLGIARAIDIATGVAAGLAKAHREGVLHRDLKPDNVVLTDEGVPKVLDFGLGKLIGAADPQDGGPLTDAPTATVQTSPYITRDGQVIGTLAYMSPEQVHGRPVDARSDVFSFGVLLYEMLSGTRPFEGESKLDTATAILRDEPAPLDELRRDVPSGLQAILACCLEKAPEKRFSSGEELHQALIALKREIEAPAAGFGSLLRRPTILGALVLIVVLFGAGAAWLIHRSSRVSWARKQALPEIERLYNSGDRDGAMRLAYEASTIIPDDPYLVQFFNSSVIPVWIDSQPPGATVYVKGYNHPEREWIRLGETPLENVAIAVPSRFRIEKEGYATFEGAPFGVRLTFRLFREGEIPPGMVHVPGGTAAFGAVESVALDGFWIDKYEVTNREYKAFVDDGGYRDDRYWTPEVDRSAFVDTTGRPGPADWNLGSYPEGEDDLPVGGLSWFEASAYAAWAGKSLPTVFHWRLAAQQSIFSEILLWSNFDTKGPAAVGSYAGIGPNGTYDMAGNVREWCINRIGDQRYILGGAWSDPDYLYRGSDATDPFNRLLLNGFRCMKSTEPPPDEALAAIEYPVYDHRRDTVIDDETFAMVRRSFDYDDRDLDARVESTDKRPEHWRDEVVSVRAAYGDERLPIHLYLPKNVEPPYQAVVYFPPSSARYLRDGMRPSFPFAGFIPRSGRALIYPIYKGTYERRVEAHGPNDNRDWTIQIGKDLRRTIDFLETRADIDSDKLAFYGLSWGAYNGPLLTAIEPRFAASILVAGGLYRIPEGWPPADVPQNFAPRSTLPTLMINGRKDFRAPVETNIQPMFDMLGTPAAHKKLVLLDGGHVPASPNEVIREVLDWLDLYLGPVEAGTGSAATSGN is encoded by the coding sequence ATGGATCTGACACAGGGCCAGCGACTCGGGCACTATCGGATCGACGGCATGATCGGCCGGGGTGGGATGGGGTTCGTCTATAGCGCGACCGATATGCGGCTCGAGCGCGAGGTCGCGATCAAGGTCCTGCCGGCGGAGGTGACGGCCGACCCGGAACGCCGGCAGCGATTCCGGCAGGAAGCGATGCTTGCCGCGGCATTCAATCATCCCAACATCGCCACGGTGTACGACGTCGGCGAGCAGGAAGGGGTGACGTTCATCGTCATGGAGCTGGTGCGCGGCGAATCGCTGCGTCGACTAGTCCGCGCCGAGCCGCTGGGCATCGCCCGCGCGATCGACATCGCGACCGGGGTCGCGGCCGGTCTGGCGAAAGCGCATCGCGAGGGCGTGCTGCACCGCGACCTGAAACCGGACAACGTGGTGCTGACGGACGAAGGCGTGCCAAAGGTGCTCGATTTCGGTTTGGGCAAGCTGATCGGCGCCGCCGACCCGCAGGATGGCGGGCCGCTGACCGACGCGCCCACGGCCACCGTCCAGACTTCGCCATATATCACCCGCGATGGCCAGGTCATCGGAACCCTGGCCTACATGTCGCCAGAGCAGGTGCACGGCCGACCGGTCGATGCGCGCTCGGACGTGTTCTCGTTTGGGGTGCTGCTGTACGAGATGCTTTCCGGCACACGGCCGTTCGAGGGCGAGTCGAAACTCGACACGGCGACGGCGATCCTGCGGGACGAACCGGCGCCGCTCGATGAGCTGCGCCGGGACGTGCCGTCCGGGCTGCAGGCGATCCTCGCTTGCTGCCTCGAGAAGGCGCCAGAGAAACGCTTCTCGTCAGGAGAGGAACTGCACCAGGCCTTGATCGCGCTGAAGCGAGAGATCGAGGCGCCGGCCGCCGGCTTCGGATCGCTGCTGAGGCGTCCGACGATCCTCGGCGCGCTCGTGCTGATCGTCGTGCTGTTTGGAGCCGGGGCGGCCTGGCTGATCCACCGCAGCTCGCGTGTGTCCTGGGCCCGCAAACAGGCGCTGCCCGAGATCGAGCGGCTGTACAACTCGGGAGACCGCGATGGCGCGATGCGACTGGCCTACGAGGCGTCGACCATCATCCCCGATGATCCGTACCTGGTGCAGTTCTTCAATAGCAGCGTGATCCCGGTCTGGATCGACAGCCAACCGCCCGGTGCAACTGTCTACGTGAAGGGCTACAACCACCCCGAGCGAGAGTGGATCCGCCTCGGTGAAACGCCGCTCGAGAATGTCGCGATCGCCGTGCCTTCCCGATTTCGGATCGAAAAAGAGGGCTACGCCACCTTCGAGGGTGCGCCGTTCGGCGTCCGCCTGACCTTTCGTCTTTTCCGGGAAGGCGAGATCCCGCCTGGGATGGTCCATGTGCCGGGCGGCACCGCCGCGTTCGGCGCCGTCGAGTCGGTCGCCCTCGACGGGTTCTGGATCGACAAATACGAGGTAACCAACCGCGAGTACAAGGCTTTCGTGGATGACGGCGGCTATCGCGACGACCGGTACTGGACTCCTGAGGTCGACCGCAGCGCCTTCGTCGACACGACCGGACGTCCCGGTCCAGCAGATTGGAATCTCGGCAGTTACCCCGAAGGTGAGGACGACCTGCCGGTCGGCGGGTTGAGCTGGTTCGAGGCGTCGGCCTACGCGGCGTGGGCCGGCAAGAGCCTTCCGACCGTCTTCCACTGGCGTCTCGCGGCACAGCAGAGCATCTTCAGCGAGATCCTGTTGTGGAGCAACTTCGACACGAAAGGTCCGGCCGCGGTTGGGAGCTATGCAGGGATCGGGCCCAACGGTACCTACGACATGGCCGGCAACGTTCGGGAGTGGTGCATCAACCGCATCGGGGACCAGCGCTACATCCTGGGAGGCGCGTGGTCGGATCCGGATTACCTGTATCGCGGCTCCGATGCGACCGACCCCTTCAACCGGCTGCTACTCAACGGCTTCCGCTGCATGAAAAGCACCGAGCCGCCGCCAGACGAAGCGCTGGCCGCGATCGAGTATCCGGTTTACGACCACCGCCGGGACACCGTCATCGATGACGAGACCTTCGCCATGGTGCGGCGGAGCTTCGATTATGACGACCGCGATCTCGACGCCAGGGTCGAGTCGACCGATAAGCGCCCAGAGCACTGGCGGGACGAAGTCGTGTCCGTGCGCGCGGCCTACGGCGACGAGCGGCTGCCCATCCACCTCTACCTGCCGAAGAACGTCGAGCCGCCCTATCAGGCGGTGGTTTACTTCCCGCCGTCGAGCGCTCGCTACCTCAGGGACGGTATGCGCCCCAGCTTTCCCTTCGCCGGTTTCATCCCCAGGAGTGGTCGCGCGCTGATCTACCCGATTTACAAAGGCACGTATGAACGGCGTGTCGAGGCGCACGGGCCCAACGACAACCGGGACTGGACGATCCAGATCGGCAAGGACCTCAGGCGGACGATCGATTTCCTCGAGACCCGCGCGGACATCGACAGCGACAAGCTGGCCTTCTACGGATTGAGCTGGGGCGCCTACAACGGTCCGTTGCTGACCGCGATCGAACCGCGGTTCGCCGCGAGCATACTGGTCGCGGGCGGACTGTACCGTATTCCTGAGGGCTGGCCACCGGCCGATGTGCCGCAGAACTTCGCGCCCCGATCGACCCTGCCGACCTTGATGATCAACGGAAGGAAGGACTTCAGAGCTCCGGTCGAGACCAACATTCAGCCGATGTTCGACATGCTGGGAACGCCCGCCGCGCACAAGAAATTGGTCCTGCTCGACGGTGGCCACGTCCCTGCCTCGCCCAACGAGGTGATCCGCGAGGTGCTGGACTGGCTCGACCTGTATCTCGGACCGGTCGAGGCGGGAACTGGATCCGCCGCGACCTCGGGGAACTGA